In the Euphorbia lathyris chromosome 5, ddEupLath1.1, whole genome shotgun sequence genome, one interval contains:
- the LOC136228901 gene encoding myb family transcription factor APL-like isoform X3: MLTNLFVQFSWLFACFLFIGLSFIAATLPLEQEVDKQETNHLLPPPAIQTSHDKSHFQWSSELHSGVMGAIEQLGGFERPTPESILCVMNVKGLTLDHVKSHLQVPKYENDHLRPPPFAIEATDRIQWSPELHERFSGAIDLLGGPERATPSQIFHLMNVTKGLTLQHVKSHLQTYRKILDEITKAAFGTEEATRSASVFVDQGGPSKPRTAKRSKRKGKACIGTLAKKVRYDKEIQKLKEAENRALEVLMEFSGQTIGNFEQVSDVGAIPTHSAVGNCNCIPS, translated from the exons ATGCTTACAAATTTGTTCGTTCAGTTCTCTTGGCTTTTTGCCTGCTTTCTCTTTATTGGACTGAGTTTTATAGCAGCCACGTTACCCTTG GAACAGGAGGTGGATAAGCAAGAAACcaatcatcttcttcctcctccagcTATACAGACTAGTCATGACAAATCTCATTTCCAATGGAGTTCTGAGCTTCATTCAGGAGTTATGGGAGCTATTGAACAGCTTGGTGGATTCGAAA GACCAACCCCGGAGAGCATCCTGTGCGTGATGAATGTGAAGGGATTAACTCTTGACCACGTGAAGAGCCACCTCCAG GTGCCTAAGTATGAAAATGATCACCTTCGTCCTCCTCCTTTTGCTATAGAGGCTACTGACCGTATTCAATGGTCTCCTGAACTTCATGAACGTTTCTCAGGAGCCATCGATCTGCTTGGTGGACCTGAAA GAGCAACACCAAGTCAAATTTTTCACCTGATGAATGTGACAAAAGGTCTCACCCTTCAGCACGTGAAGAGCCACCTCCAG ACTTACCGGAAAATCTTGGATGAAATAACCAAAGCTG CTTTTGGCACAGAAGAAGCAACTAGAAGTGCTTCCGTTTTTGTAGACCAAGGAGGCCCTAGCAAACCAAGGACTGCAAA ACGAtcgaaaaggaaaggaaaggctTGCATAGGCACTCTTGCCAAGAAAGTACGG TATGATAAGGAAATTCAAAAACTTAAGGAGGCGGAAAATCGTGCCTTGGAAGTTTTAATGGAGTTTTCTGGTCAAACAATAGGAAATTTTGAACAAGTGAGTGATGTAGGAGCAATTCCAACTCATTCAGCAGTGGGCAATTGCAATTGCATCCCCAGTTGA
- the LOC136228901 gene encoding myb family transcription factor PHL7-like isoform X2 yields MSSKTGVEIGDFPHQVSDKLELGNRGASLSELFGYSKEFEHQLYLEMQPDDFKITSLLYESENVDDFLKLMEHKNQNVNMFQHNLISSQQSYVTVQELAPTVTKIHEHNISLSHQEQEVDKQETNHLLPPPAIQTSHDKSHFQWSSELHSGVMGAIEQLGGFERPTPESILCVMNVKGLTLDHVKSHLQVPKYENDHLRPPPFAIEATDRIQWSPELHERFSGAIDLLGGPERATPSQIFHLMNVTKGLTLQHVKSHLQTYRKILDEITKAAFGTEEATRSASVFVDQGGPSKPRTAKRSKRKGKACIGTLAKKVREILNK; encoded by the exons ATGTCTTCAAAAACAGGAGTAGAAATTGGGGATTTCCCCCACCAGGTTTCTGATAAGCTTGAACTTGGAAATAGAGGAGCAAGTTTAAGTGAATTGTTTGGTTATTCAAAAGAGTTTGAGCATCAACTCTACCTTGAAATGCAACCTGATGATTTCAAGATTacttctttgctttatgaatcAGAAAATGTTGATGATTTTCTTAAACTCATGGAACATAAAAACCAAAATGTTAACATGTTTCAGCACAATCTTATTTCATCTCAACAGAGTTATGTAACTGTGCAGGAATTAGCCCCAACTGTAACCAAAATTCATGAGCATAATATTTCTCTTTCACATCAGGAACAGGAGGTGGATAAGCAAGAAACcaatcatcttcttcctcctccagcTATACAGACTAGTCATGACAAATCTCATTTCCAATGGAGTTCTGAGCTTCATTCAGGAGTTATGGGAGCTATTGAACAGCTTGGTGGATTCGAAA GACCAACCCCGGAGAGCATCCTGTGCGTGATGAATGTGAAGGGATTAACTCTTGACCACGTGAAGAGCCACCTCCAG GTGCCTAAGTATGAAAATGATCACCTTCGTCCTCCTCCTTTTGCTATAGAGGCTACTGACCGTATTCAATGGTCTCCTGAACTTCATGAACGTTTCTCAGGAGCCATCGATCTGCTTGGTGGACCTGAAA GAGCAACACCAAGTCAAATTTTTCACCTGATGAATGTGACAAAAGGTCTCACCCTTCAGCACGTGAAGAGCCACCTCCAG ACTTACCGGAAAATCTTGGATGAAATAACCAAAGCTG CTTTTGGCACAGAAGAAGCAACTAGAAGTGCTTCCGTTTTTGTAGACCAAGGAGGCCCTAGCAAACCAAGGACTGCAAA ACGAtcgaaaaggaaaggaaaggctTGCATAGGCACTCTTGCCAAGAAAGTACGG GAAATTTTGAACAAGTGA
- the LOC136228901 gene encoding protein PHOSPHATE STARVATION RESPONSE 2-like isoform X1, translating to MSSKTGVEIGDFPHQVSDKLELGNRGASLSELFGYSKEFEHQLYLEMQPDDFKITSLLYESENVDDFLKLMEHKNQNVNMFQHNLISSQQSYVTVQELAPTVTKIHEHNISLSHQEQEVDKQETNHLLPPPAIQTSHDKSHFQWSSELHSGVMGAIEQLGGFERPTPESILCVMNVKGLTLDHVKSHLQVPKYENDHLRPPPFAIEATDRIQWSPELHERFSGAIDLLGGPERATPSQIFHLMNVTKGLTLQHVKSHLQTYRKILDEITKAAFGTEEATRSASVFVDQGGPSKPRTAKRSKRKGKACIGTLAKKVRYDKEIQKLKEAENRALEVLMEFSGQTIGNFEQVSDVGAIPTHSAVGNCNCIPS from the exons ATGTCTTCAAAAACAGGAGTAGAAATTGGGGATTTCCCCCACCAGGTTTCTGATAAGCTTGAACTTGGAAATAGAGGAGCAAGTTTAAGTGAATTGTTTGGTTATTCAAAAGAGTTTGAGCATCAACTCTACCTTGAAATGCAACCTGATGATTTCAAGATTacttctttgctttatgaatcAGAAAATGTTGATGATTTTCTTAAACTCATGGAACATAAAAACCAAAATGTTAACATGTTTCAGCACAATCTTATTTCATCTCAACAGAGTTATGTAACTGTGCAGGAATTAGCCCCAACTGTAACCAAAATTCATGAGCATAATATTTCTCTTTCACATCAGGAACAGGAGGTGGATAAGCAAGAAACcaatcatcttcttcctcctccagcTATACAGACTAGTCATGACAAATCTCATTTCCAATGGAGTTCTGAGCTTCATTCAGGAGTTATGGGAGCTATTGAACAGCTTGGTGGATTCGAAA GACCAACCCCGGAGAGCATCCTGTGCGTGATGAATGTGAAGGGATTAACTCTTGACCACGTGAAGAGCCACCTCCAG GTGCCTAAGTATGAAAATGATCACCTTCGTCCTCCTCCTTTTGCTATAGAGGCTACTGACCGTATTCAATGGTCTCCTGAACTTCATGAACGTTTCTCAGGAGCCATCGATCTGCTTGGTGGACCTGAAA GAGCAACACCAAGTCAAATTTTTCACCTGATGAATGTGACAAAAGGTCTCACCCTTCAGCACGTGAAGAGCCACCTCCAG ACTTACCGGAAAATCTTGGATGAAATAACCAAAGCTG CTTTTGGCACAGAAGAAGCAACTAGAAGTGCTTCCGTTTTTGTAGACCAAGGAGGCCCTAGCAAACCAAGGACTGCAAA ACGAtcgaaaaggaaaggaaaggctTGCATAGGCACTCTTGCCAAGAAAGTACGG TATGATAAGGAAATTCAAAAACTTAAGGAGGCGGAAAATCGTGCCTTGGAAGTTTTAATGGAGTTTTCTGGTCAAACAATAGGAAATTTTGAACAAGTGAGTGATGTAGGAGCAATTCCAACTCATTCAGCAGTGGGCAATTGCAATTGCATCCCCAGTTGA
- the LOC136228829 gene encoding probable terpene synthase 11 isoform X1, whose translation MGSSINYYVSTTCLQLHPNSSSFKCKLGAAAATMSPAIPKAPQQKAGEDLRERIRKEMVRSSNSNPVKTMELIDSTQRLGIGYHFEEEIKLLLERYVDSDMGLGDNLYATALRFRLLRHNGLTAHSDVFSKFIDEKNGKLIKDTWGLLSLYEASWLGSKGEVELLDAMEFTKTHLQNNPNVIISQALEVPRHLRMTRLESRNYIHQYGMEPNHNLHLLDFAKFDFNSVQSLHRNELDNIIRWWKELGLIDKLGFGRDRPLECYLWTVGIFPEPYNSNCRIQLTKTIAILLVIDDIFDTYGSMPDLLLFTHAIKRWDLNAMESLPEYMKICYMALYNTTNDIAYMILKQHGWNVVPHLKRTWIDMFEAFLTEAKWCKDGYVPKLQEYLINGVTTGGTYMALVHSFFLLGKGVNNHTLSMLKPYPNLFSISGKILRLWDDLGTAREEQERGDVASSIDCCIRERAKGISSCEEEKEEEEEEGRKEVRKLIRGLWRELNGEMRGLWPISMMNASFNLARTAQVVYQHGDDGKASCVDDQVQALLYQPLYMP comes from the exons ATGGGCAGCAGTATTAATTACTATGTCTCCACCACATGCTTACAGTTACACCCAAACAGTAGCTCCTTCAAATGCAAATTGGGCGCCGCAGCAGCCACCATGTCGCCGGCAATACCAAAGGCTCCG CAACAAAAAGCGGGGGAGGATCTGCGAGAAAGAATTCGGAAAGAAATGGTGAGATCATCGAATTCGAATCCTGTAAAAACTATGGAGTTGATTGATTCGACTCAACGACTAGGCATCGGATATCATTTTGAAGAGGAAATCAAATTGTTACTTGAAAGATATGTAGATTCAGACATGGGATTGGGAGATAATCTGTATGCTACTGCTCTGCGCTTTCGCTTGCTTAGGCATAATGGCCTTACAGCTCATTCTG ATGTATTCAGCAAGTTCATTGATGAGAAGAATGGGAAGTTGATAAAGGATACGTGGGGTTTGTTGAGTTTGTATGAGGCTTCATGGTTAGGTAGTAAAGGTGAAGTTGAACTTTTGGACGCCATGGAATTCACAAAAACTCATTTGCAGAATAATCCAAACGTGATAATTTCGCAAGCTTTGGAGGTTCCTAGGCATTTGAGGATGACAAGATTGGAATCAAGAAATTATATCCATCAATATGGCATGGAACCTAATCACAACTTACATCTTTTGGATTTCGCAAAGTTTGATTTTAATTCGGTTCAGTCTCTCCACCGAAATGAGTTGGATAACATTATTAG GTGGTGGAAAGAGTTGGGACTAATTGATAAACTCGGGTTCGGAAGGGATAGACCTCTGGAATGCTATCTATGGACAGTTGGCATATTTCCAGAACCATATAATTCAAATTGCCGTATTCAATTAACAAAAACCATTGCtattttattggttattgatgatatttttgaCACTTATGGCTCAATGCCTGACCTCCTCCTTTTTACCCATGCCATTAAAAGGTGGGATCTTAATGCTATGGAATCGCTTCCTGAGTATATGAAGATATGTTATATGGCACTTTACAACACAACTAATGACATTGCTTATATGATTCTTAAACAACATGGATGGAACGTTGTTCCTCACCTTAAACGAACG TGGATAGACATGTTTGAAGCATTCTTAACAGAAGCAAAATGGTGCAAGGATGGATATGTTCCAAAGCTTCAGGAATATCTAATAAATGGAGTAACAACTGGAGGGACATATATGGCATTGGttcattctttttttcttctaggAAAAGGTGTAAATAATCATACTCTATCCATGTTGAAACCATATCCTAATCTCTTCTCAATCTCCGGAAAGATTCTTCGTCTCTGGGATGATCTCGGAACTGCAAGG GAGGAGCAGGAGAGAGGAGATGTTGCATCGAGTATAGATTGTTGTATAAGAGAAAGAGCCAAAGGAATAAGTTCAtgtgaggaagaaaaagaagaagaagaagaagaaggtagaaAAGAAGTAAGGAAACTGATTCGCGGGTTATGGAGAGAGCTGAATGGTGAGATGAGGGGTTTATGGCCTATTTCCATGATGAATGCTTCATTTAATCTAGCAAGAACTGCTCAAGTTGTCTACCAACATGGTGATGATGGAAAAGCTTCATGTGTTGACGATCAGGTTCAAGCATTGTTGTATCAACCACTCTATATGCCTTAA
- the LOC136228829 gene encoding probable terpene synthase 11 isoform X2, whose translation MGSSINYYVSTTCLQLHPNSSSFKCKLGAAAATMSPAIPKAPQQKAGEDLRERIRKEMVRSSNSNPVKTMELIDSTQRLGIGYHFEEEIKLLLERYVDSDMGLGDNLYATALRFRLLRHNGLTAHSDVFSKFIDEKNGKLIKDTWGLLSLYEASWLGSKGEVELLDAMEFTKTHLQNNPNVIISQALEVPRHLRMTRLESRNYIHQYGMEPNHNLHLLDFAKFDFNSVQSLHRNELDNIIRWDLNAMESLPEYMKICYMALYNTTNDIAYMILKQHGWNVVPHLKRTWIDMFEAFLTEAKWCKDGYVPKLQEYLINGVTTGGTYMALVHSFFLLGKGVNNHTLSMLKPYPNLFSISGKILRLWDDLGTAREEQERGDVASSIDCCIRERAKGISSCEEEKEEEEEEGRKEVRKLIRGLWRELNGEMRGLWPISMMNASFNLARTAQVVYQHGDDGKASCVDDQVQALLYQPLYMP comes from the exons ATGGGCAGCAGTATTAATTACTATGTCTCCACCACATGCTTACAGTTACACCCAAACAGTAGCTCCTTCAAATGCAAATTGGGCGCCGCAGCAGCCACCATGTCGCCGGCAATACCAAAGGCTCCG CAACAAAAAGCGGGGGAGGATCTGCGAGAAAGAATTCGGAAAGAAATGGTGAGATCATCGAATTCGAATCCTGTAAAAACTATGGAGTTGATTGATTCGACTCAACGACTAGGCATCGGATATCATTTTGAAGAGGAAATCAAATTGTTACTTGAAAGATATGTAGATTCAGACATGGGATTGGGAGATAATCTGTATGCTACTGCTCTGCGCTTTCGCTTGCTTAGGCATAATGGCCTTACAGCTCATTCTG ATGTATTCAGCAAGTTCATTGATGAGAAGAATGGGAAGTTGATAAAGGATACGTGGGGTTTGTTGAGTTTGTATGAGGCTTCATGGTTAGGTAGTAAAGGTGAAGTTGAACTTTTGGACGCCATGGAATTCACAAAAACTCATTTGCAGAATAATCCAAACGTGATAATTTCGCAAGCTTTGGAGGTTCCTAGGCATTTGAGGATGACAAGATTGGAATCAAGAAATTATATCCATCAATATGGCATGGAACCTAATCACAACTTACATCTTTTGGATTTCGCAAAGTTTGATTTTAATTCGGTTCAGTCTCTCCACCGAAATGAGTTGGATAACATTATTAG GTGGGATCTTAATGCTATGGAATCGCTTCCTGAGTATATGAAGATATGTTATATGGCACTTTACAACACAACTAATGACATTGCTTATATGATTCTTAAACAACATGGATGGAACGTTGTTCCTCACCTTAAACGAACG TGGATAGACATGTTTGAAGCATTCTTAACAGAAGCAAAATGGTGCAAGGATGGATATGTTCCAAAGCTTCAGGAATATCTAATAAATGGAGTAACAACTGGAGGGACATATATGGCATTGGttcattctttttttcttctaggAAAAGGTGTAAATAATCATACTCTATCCATGTTGAAACCATATCCTAATCTCTTCTCAATCTCCGGAAAGATTCTTCGTCTCTGGGATGATCTCGGAACTGCAAGG GAGGAGCAGGAGAGAGGAGATGTTGCATCGAGTATAGATTGTTGTATAAGAGAAAGAGCCAAAGGAATAAGTTCAtgtgaggaagaaaaagaagaagaagaagaagaaggtagaaAAGAAGTAAGGAAACTGATTCGCGGGTTATGGAGAGAGCTGAATGGTGAGATGAGGGGTTTATGGCCTATTTCCATGATGAATGCTTCATTTAATCTAGCAAGAACTGCTCAAGTTGTCTACCAACATGGTGATGATGGAAAAGCTTCATGTGTTGACGATCAGGTTCAAGCATTGTTGTATCAACCACTCTATATGCCTTAA